The Cloeon dipterum chromosome 3, ieCloDipt1.1, whole genome shotgun sequence genome includes a region encoding these proteins:
- the Pxn gene encoding peroxidasin isoform X5, with product MWRPLLIVCVLAAVSRAQQQNCPSSCLCIKSTVRCMYMHLQKVPQVAHNTHTLDLRFNKIKEIQPGAFVNLKELITLLLNNNQITRLQNGVFSGLDKLKHLYLYKNRIKDIESDVFKGLPRLEQLFLQHNKLKKIPPGAFKNLVSLERLRLDSNALVCDCEMAWLVKMLKEEMKDTYTAGHCQQPVDMQGKSLTTMTDTDFHCRKPEIKEEPHDVEITFGGTVYFTCKADGDPQPNISWLRNSHTVDKNPRYSVLDDGTLMISNAVLEDVGSFECVAKNSVGHTKSRSAVMRVGRTVDKPRFAINPEDYYGHQGQQISLHCTATGQPSPTVTWSRDGRDVRSNERFRVLNNGTLTIRHSRVEDTGSYRCSASNYLGTIQTIIYVKVVGAPILTESPKNESARAGDMVLFRCLAHGQPSPTVNWYKEGQLIPHGGNVALLANGQILRIEQVKLSDAGQYTCIARNTAGQVIAGAWLSVEDERREAPVFQDQPFDLTVVPGATIEVPCSATGHPRPEIEWRKNSVPIDEDTQHKIASGGSLYIYNITEADAGVYECAAVNEKGKISAKATVTVRGMTVVAGPGDRFVVKAHQEAQSKVDKAVNDTLTSLFTRSTPATPGELLRILRYPNAEARQVARAAEIYEITLANVRKYVLAGLKLSLEDSKDFSYRELLSPNQLELVANLSGCMLHRPHVDCDDMCFHAKYRALDGTCNNLRHPMWGASLTAFVRLLPAAYENGFNLPIGWTKGLKYRGFEKPNARLVSSSLLSTTDITPDHFNSHMLMQWGQFLDHDMDHAIPSLSGESYEDGVECKGSCEFASPCYPIEIPEHDLRGRLDKCMDFVRSSAICGSGGTSVLFDSVNPREQINQLTSFIDASQVYGFSSSVASDLRNFTSQDGLMRTTNLPRVRGDLLPLEDRPFMDCRRDPREHNIGCFMAGDIRANEQVALLAMHTIWLREHNRVALKLRSFNPLWESDTIFHEARKIVGAQMQHITFTHWLPHILGPSGMEKMGAYKGYQPDVDPRVSNAFATAAFRFGHSLINPIFERLNASFHPIPEGPLPLHRAFFSPWRLVEEGGVDPLMRGMIFSPAKLKTPQQTLNSDLTERLFSAAHNVALDLAAINIQRGRDHGLPSYNDYRRFCNLSHAETFMDLRNEIKSSGVREKLEKLYGHPGNIDLWVGGILEDQVEGGKVGPTFQCILVDQFRRLRDGDRFWYEDPAVFSPAQLTQIRQTSLAAVLCNNGDSIDRVTRDVFTLPMMQRSGLVTCEEVPQIELSFWTECCQECKNSQRPEISRRVRRAADDTNQVVEEAATPAVTQAPRRRNKNPGGRTTTTSTTAPTTTTTATVATTTTATPMTTAMTTASPKPPAPEADDSEEGHHEEEEEEEAKTIEEVIAYIDKQLKRIKRKIKKLEHRIINEDSHKSLKHNSKQCTDDTGHVRLNGEIWHLDSCTQCHCLKHQITCTRNICPPLICNLPQVAITHDGECCARCTSPKA from the exons GTTTTTGCAACACAACAAACTGAAGAAAATTCCACCCGGTGCTTTCAAGAACCTCGTTTCCCTCGAAAGACT ACGGCTGGACAGTAATGCCCTTGTTTGCGACTGCGAAATGGCGTGGCTGGTGAAGATGCTCAAGGAGGAGATGAAGGACACGTATACAGCTGGCCACTGTCAGCAGCCCGTCGACATGCAGGGCAAGTCTCTCACCACGATGACGGACACAGATTTCCACTGCC GCAAGCCGGAGATCAAGGAGGAGCCGCATGACGTCGAGATCACTTTCGGCGGCACCGTCTACTTCACGTGCAAGGCCGACGGCGACCCGCAGCCAAACATTTCCTGGCTCAGGAATAG CCACACAGTGGACAAAAACCCGCGTTATTCGGTTCTGGACGACGGCACCCTGATGATCTCGAACGCCGTGCTGGAGGACGTCGGCTCCTTTGAGTGCGTGGCCAAAAATTCTGTCGGCCACACAAAGTCAAGATCAGCGGTCATGCGGGTCGGACGCACTGTTG ATAAGCCCAGGTTCGCCATCAATCCGGAGGACTACTACGGCCACCAGGGGCAGCAGATTAGTCTGCACTGCACCGCGACCGGCCAGCCCAGCCCCACTGTTACGTGGTCCAGGGATGGCAGGGACGTCAGAAGCAACGAGCGCTTCCGGGTGTTGAACAACGGCACTCTGACTATTCGGCACTCGCGGGTCGAGGACACTGGATCGTACAGGTGCTCGGCCTCTAACTACCTCGGCACCATTCAAACCATTATTTACGTCAAAGTGGTCG GTGCTCCGATTCTGACCGAAAGTCCGAAGAACGAGAGTGCACGAGCCGGCGACATGGTTCTGTTCCGATGCCTCGCCCACGGTCAGCCATCACCGACCGTCAACTGGTACAAAGAGGGCCAGCTTATCCCACACGGCGGAAATGTCGCTCTTCTCGCCAACG GTCAAATCCTGCGAATCGAACAAGTGAAGTTGTCGGATGCGGGGCAGTACACGTGCATCGCGCGCAACACGGCCGGGCAGGTGATCGCCGGCGCGTGGCTCAGCGTGGAGGACGAACGTCGAGAGGCACCTGTGTTCCAGGACCAGCCGTTCGACTTGACCGTCGTCCCTGGGGCCACAATTGAAGTGCCCTGCAGCGCCACAGGACACCCACGCCCAGAAATTGAGTGGCGCAAGAACAGCGTGCCCATCGATGAGGATACGCAACACAA GATCGCGTCTGGCGGCAGTTTGTACATCTACAACATCACCGAGGCCGACGCCGGAGTTTACGAGTGCGCCGCAGTCAacgaaaaaggcaaaatttcgGCGAAAGCCACCGTCACTGTCAGAG GCATGACGGTGGTTGCTGGGCCGGGCGACAGGTTCGTGGTAAAGGCGCACCAAGAAGCGCAAAGCAAGGTGGACAAGGCAGTCAACGACACCCTAACGTCGCTCTTCACGCGCTCGACGCCTGCCACCCCGGGCGAGCTGCTGCGAATCCTGCGCTACCCCAATGCTGAGGCCAGGCAAGTGGCCAGGGCAGCCGAAATCTACGAAATCACCCTGGCTAATGTGCGAAAGTACGTGCTGGCTGGCTTGAAACTCAGTCTCGAAGATAGCAAAG ACTTTTCGTATAGAGAGCTGCTGTCGCCGAACCAGCTTGAGCTGGTCGCCAACCTGTCCGGCTGCATGCTGCACAGGCCGCACGTGGACTGCGACGACATGTGCTTCCACGCCAAGTACAGGGCGTTGGACGGCACCTGCAACAACCTGAGACACCCGATGTGGGGCGCCTCACTCACCGCTTTCGTCCGCCTTCTCCCAGCTGCCTACGAAAACGGATTTAATCTGCCAATAG GCTGGACAAAAGGGCTCAAGTACCGCGGCTTTGAGAAGCCGAATGCTCGCCTCGTTTCCAGCTCTTTGTTGAGCACCACCGACATCACCCCCGACCACTTTAACAGCCACATGCTGATGCAGTGGGGTCAGTTCCTGGACCACGATATGGACCACGCCATTCCTTCGCTCAGCGGCGAGAGCTACGAAGACGGCGTCGAGTGCAAGGG GTCATGCGAGTTCGCCTCTCCATGCTACCCGATTGAGATTCCCGAGCACGACTTGCGGGGCCGATTAGACAAGTGCATGGATTTCGTGAGGAGCAGTGCTATTTGTGGTTCCGGCGGCACTTCGGTCCTCTTCGACTCGGTCAACCCGCGCGAGCAGATAAATCAGCTCACTTCCTTCATTGATGCATCCCAG gtttATGGTTTCTCCAGTTCAGTGGCGTCAGATCTGCGAAACTTCACTAGCCAGGATGGGCTCATGAGAACAACCAACCTGCCAAGAGTCCGGGGTGACCTGTTGCCACTGGAAGACCGGCCCTTTATGGACTGCAGACGGGATCCAAGGGAGCACAACATTGGCTGCTTCATGGCTGGAGACATCAGGGCCAACGAGCAAGTGGCCCTGTTGGCGATGCACACTATCTGGCTCAGGGAACACAACAGGGTCGCCCTCAAGCTGAGGTCTTTCAACCCTTTGTGGGAGTCAGACACGATTTTCCACGAAGCACGAAAG ATTGTTGGCGCCCAAATGCAGCACATCACGTTCACCCACTGGCTGCCGCACATCCTGGGCCCCTCGGGCATGGAGAAGATGGGCGCCTACAAGGGCTACCAGCCAGACGTGGACCCTCGCGTGTCCAACGCATTCGCGACGGCTGCCTTCCGCTTCGGCCACTCGTTGATCAACCCCATTTTCGAGAGACTCAACGCCTCCTTCCACCCTATTCCCGAGGGGCCGTTGCCCCTGCACAGAGCCTTCTTCTCTCCCTGGCGCCTCGTCGAGGAGGGCGGCGTCGACCCCCTCATGAGAGGCATGATCTTTTCTCCTGCAAAGCTAAAGACGCCCCAGCAAACCTTGAATTCCGACTTGACCGAACGACTCTTCTCCGCAGCGCATAAC gtTGCGTTGGACTTGGCTGCAATTAACATTCAACGAGGTCGAGACCACGGTTTACCAAGCTACAATGACTACCGCCGATTCTGCAATTTGAGCCACGCAGAAACCTTCATGGACTTGCGCAATGAAATCAAGAGCAGTGGAGTGCGAGAAAAACTTGAGAAGTTGTACGGTCATCCAG GAAACATTGATTTGTGGGTTGGAGGCATCCTGGAGGATCAGGTGGAGGGTGGAAAGGTCGGTCCTACCTTCCAGTGCATCTTGGTTGACCAGTTCCGCAGACTCCGCGATGGAGACAg attttggTACGAGGACCCAGCCGTTTTCTCTCCAGCGCAGTTGACGCAGATCCGGCAGACGTCCCTGGCGGCTGTGCTATGCAACAACGGAGATTCAATCGACCGGGTGACCAGGGATGTGTTCACGCTACCAATGATGCAAAGGTCGGGCCTGGTGACTTGCGAGGAGGTGCCTCAGATAGAGCTCAGCTTCTGGACTGAATGCTGCCAAG AATGCAAAAACTCGCAAAGACCCGAGATATCAAGACGAGTTCGCCGTGCTGCTGACGACACAAATCAAGTTGTCGAGGAAGCTGCAACTCCTGCGGTGACCCAGGCACCAAGGAGGAGGAACAAAAACCCTGGTGGCAGAACAACGACCACCAGCACCACAGCCccaaccacaaccaccaccGCGACGGTTGCAACGACGACGACCGCCACTCCGATGACCACCGCCATGACCACGGCCTCTCCAAAGCCACCAGCTCCCGAGGCAGACGACTCAGAGGAAGGGCACCAcgaggaggaagaagaagaagaggcCAAGACTATCGAGGAGGTGATAGCGTACATCGACAAGCAGCTGAAGAGGATCAAGCGAAAGATCAAGAAACTGGAGCACAGGATCATCAACGAGGACTCGCACAAATCGCTCAAGCACAACAGCAAGCAGTGCACCGACGACACCGGACACGTCCGACTCAACGGCGAAATCTGGCACCTCGATTCATGCACGCAGTGCCACTGTTTG aAACATCAGATAACGTGCACTCGAAACATTTGCCCTCCTCTCATCTGCAACCTGCCCCAAGTGGCCATCACGCATGACGGCGAGTGCTGCGCTCGGTGCACATCTCCAAAGGCCTAG
- the Pxn gene encoding peroxidasin isoform X4 produces MWRPLLIVCVLAAVSRAQQQNCPSSCLCIKSTVRCMYMHLQKVPQVAHNTHTLDLRFNKIKEIQPGAFVNLKELITLLLNNNQITRLQNGVFSGLDKLKHLYLYKNRIKDIESDVFKGLPRLEQLYLHFNKIEKLAPGLLSDLPLLERLFLQHNKLKKIPPGAFKNLVSLERLRLDSNALVCDCEMAWLVKMLKEEMKDTYTAGHCQQPVDMQGKSLTTMTDTDFHCRKPEIKEEPHDVEITFGGTVYFTCKADGDPQPNISWLRNSHTVDKNPRYSVLDDGTLMISNAVLEDVGSFECVAKNSVGHTKSRSAVMRVGRTVDKPRFAINPEDYYGHQGQQISLHCTATGQPSPTVTWSRDGRDVRSNERFRVLNNGTLTIRHSRVEDTGSYRCSASNYLGTIQTIIYVKVVGAPILTESPKNESARAGDMVLFRCLAHGQPSPTVNWYKEGQLIPHGGNVALLANGQILRIEQVKLSDAGQYTCIARNTAGQVIAGAWLSVEDERREAPVFQDQPFDLTVVPGATIEVPCSATGHPRPEIEWRKNSVPIDEDTQHKIASGGSLYIYNITEADAGVYECAAVNEKGKISAKATVTVRGMTVVAGPGDRFVVKAHQEAQSKVDKAVNDTLTSLFTRSTPATPGELLRILRYPNAEARQVARAAEIYEITLANVRKYVLAGLKLSLEDSKDFSYRELLSPNQLELVANLSGCMLHRPHVDCDDMCFHAKYRALDGTCNNLRHPMWGASLTAFVRLLPAAYENGFNLPIGWTKGLKYRGFEKPNARLVSSSLLSTTDITPDHFNSHMLMQWGQFLDHDMDHAIPSLSGESYEDGVECKGSCEFASPCYPIEIPEHDLRGRLDKCMDFVRSSAICGSGGTSVLFDSVNPREQINQLTSFIDASQVYGFSSSVASDLRNFTSQDGLMRTTNLPRVRGDLLPLEDRPFMDCRRDPREHNIGCFMAGDIRANEQVALLAMHTIWLREHNRVALKLRSFNPLWESDTIFHEARKIVGAQMQHITFTHWLPHILGPSGMEKMGAYKGYQPDVDPRVSNAFATAAFRFGHSLINPIFERLNASFHPIPEGPLPLHRAFFSPWRLVEEGGVDPLMRGMIFSPAKLKTPQQTLNSDLTERLFSAAHNVALDLAAINIQRGRDHGLPSYNDYRRFCNLSHAETFMDLRNEIKSSGVREKLEKLYGHPGNIDLWVGGILEDQVEGGKVGPTFQCILVDQFRRLRDGDRFWYEDPAVFSPAQLTQIRQTSLAAVLCNNGDSIDRVTRDVFTLPMMQRSGLVTCEEVPQIELSFWTECCQECKNSQRPEISRRVRRAADDTNQVVEEAATPAVTQAPRRRNKNPGGRTTTTSTTAPTTTTTATVATTTTATPMTTAMTTASPKPPAPEADDSEEGHHEEEEEEEAKTIEEVIAYIDKQLKRIKRKIKKLEHRIINEDSHKSLKHNSKQCTDDTGHVRLNGEIWHLDSCTQCHCLKHQITCTRNICPPLICNLPQVAITHDGECCARCTSPKA; encoded by the exons ATACCTGCACTTCAACAAGATCGAAAAACTCGCACCAGGCTTGCTCAGCGATTTGCCTCTGCTCGAGCGGCT GTTTTTGCAACACAACAAACTGAAGAAAATTCCACCCGGTGCTTTCAAGAACCTCGTTTCCCTCGAAAGACT ACGGCTGGACAGTAATGCCCTTGTTTGCGACTGCGAAATGGCGTGGCTGGTGAAGATGCTCAAGGAGGAGATGAAGGACACGTATACAGCTGGCCACTGTCAGCAGCCCGTCGACATGCAGGGCAAGTCTCTCACCACGATGACGGACACAGATTTCCACTGCC GCAAGCCGGAGATCAAGGAGGAGCCGCATGACGTCGAGATCACTTTCGGCGGCACCGTCTACTTCACGTGCAAGGCCGACGGCGACCCGCAGCCAAACATTTCCTGGCTCAGGAATAG CCACACAGTGGACAAAAACCCGCGTTATTCGGTTCTGGACGACGGCACCCTGATGATCTCGAACGCCGTGCTGGAGGACGTCGGCTCCTTTGAGTGCGTGGCCAAAAATTCTGTCGGCCACACAAAGTCAAGATCAGCGGTCATGCGGGTCGGACGCACTGTTG ATAAGCCCAGGTTCGCCATCAATCCGGAGGACTACTACGGCCACCAGGGGCAGCAGATTAGTCTGCACTGCACCGCGACCGGCCAGCCCAGCCCCACTGTTACGTGGTCCAGGGATGGCAGGGACGTCAGAAGCAACGAGCGCTTCCGGGTGTTGAACAACGGCACTCTGACTATTCGGCACTCGCGGGTCGAGGACACTGGATCGTACAGGTGCTCGGCCTCTAACTACCTCGGCACCATTCAAACCATTATTTACGTCAAAGTGGTCG GTGCTCCGATTCTGACCGAAAGTCCGAAGAACGAGAGTGCACGAGCCGGCGACATGGTTCTGTTCCGATGCCTCGCCCACGGTCAGCCATCACCGACCGTCAACTGGTACAAAGAGGGCCAGCTTATCCCACACGGCGGAAATGTCGCTCTTCTCGCCAACG GTCAAATCCTGCGAATCGAACAAGTGAAGTTGTCGGATGCGGGGCAGTACACGTGCATCGCGCGCAACACGGCCGGGCAGGTGATCGCCGGCGCGTGGCTCAGCGTGGAGGACGAACGTCGAGAGGCACCTGTGTTCCAGGACCAGCCGTTCGACTTGACCGTCGTCCCTGGGGCCACAATTGAAGTGCCCTGCAGCGCCACAGGACACCCACGCCCAGAAATTGAGTGGCGCAAGAACAGCGTGCCCATCGATGAGGATACGCAACACAA GATCGCGTCTGGCGGCAGTTTGTACATCTACAACATCACCGAGGCCGACGCCGGAGTTTACGAGTGCGCCGCAGTCAacgaaaaaggcaaaatttcgGCGAAAGCCACCGTCACTGTCAGAG GCATGACGGTGGTTGCTGGGCCGGGCGACAGGTTCGTGGTAAAGGCGCACCAAGAAGCGCAAAGCAAGGTGGACAAGGCAGTCAACGACACCCTAACGTCGCTCTTCACGCGCTCGACGCCTGCCACCCCGGGCGAGCTGCTGCGAATCCTGCGCTACCCCAATGCTGAGGCCAGGCAAGTGGCCAGGGCAGCCGAAATCTACGAAATCACCCTGGCTAATGTGCGAAAGTACGTGCTGGCTGGCTTGAAACTCAGTCTCGAAGATAGCAAAG ACTTTTCGTATAGAGAGCTGCTGTCGCCGAACCAGCTTGAGCTGGTCGCCAACCTGTCCGGCTGCATGCTGCACAGGCCGCACGTGGACTGCGACGACATGTGCTTCCACGCCAAGTACAGGGCGTTGGACGGCACCTGCAACAACCTGAGACACCCGATGTGGGGCGCCTCACTCACCGCTTTCGTCCGCCTTCTCCCAGCTGCCTACGAAAACGGATTTAATCTGCCAATAG GCTGGACAAAAGGGCTCAAGTACCGCGGCTTTGAGAAGCCGAATGCTCGCCTCGTTTCCAGCTCTTTGTTGAGCACCACCGACATCACCCCCGACCACTTTAACAGCCACATGCTGATGCAGTGGGGTCAGTTCCTGGACCACGATATGGACCACGCCATTCCTTCGCTCAGCGGCGAGAGCTACGAAGACGGCGTCGAGTGCAAGGG GTCATGCGAGTTCGCCTCTCCATGCTACCCGATTGAGATTCCCGAGCACGACTTGCGGGGCCGATTAGACAAGTGCATGGATTTCGTGAGGAGCAGTGCTATTTGTGGTTCCGGCGGCACTTCGGTCCTCTTCGACTCGGTCAACCCGCGCGAGCAGATAAATCAGCTCACTTCCTTCATTGATGCATCCCAG gtttATGGTTTCTCCAGTTCAGTGGCGTCAGATCTGCGAAACTTCACTAGCCAGGATGGGCTCATGAGAACAACCAACCTGCCAAGAGTCCGGGGTGACCTGTTGCCACTGGAAGACCGGCCCTTTATGGACTGCAGACGGGATCCAAGGGAGCACAACATTGGCTGCTTCATGGCTGGAGACATCAGGGCCAACGAGCAAGTGGCCCTGTTGGCGATGCACACTATCTGGCTCAGGGAACACAACAGGGTCGCCCTCAAGCTGAGGTCTTTCAACCCTTTGTGGGAGTCAGACACGATTTTCCACGAAGCACGAAAG ATTGTTGGCGCCCAAATGCAGCACATCACGTTCACCCACTGGCTGCCGCACATCCTGGGCCCCTCGGGCATGGAGAAGATGGGCGCCTACAAGGGCTACCAGCCAGACGTGGACCCTCGCGTGTCCAACGCATTCGCGACGGCTGCCTTCCGCTTCGGCCACTCGTTGATCAACCCCATTTTCGAGAGACTCAACGCCTCCTTCCACCCTATTCCCGAGGGGCCGTTGCCCCTGCACAGAGCCTTCTTCTCTCCCTGGCGCCTCGTCGAGGAGGGCGGCGTCGACCCCCTCATGAGAGGCATGATCTTTTCTCCTGCAAAGCTAAAGACGCCCCAGCAAACCTTGAATTCCGACTTGACCGAACGACTCTTCTCCGCAGCGCATAAC gtTGCGTTGGACTTGGCTGCAATTAACATTCAACGAGGTCGAGACCACGGTTTACCAAGCTACAATGACTACCGCCGATTCTGCAATTTGAGCCACGCAGAAACCTTCATGGACTTGCGCAATGAAATCAAGAGCAGTGGAGTGCGAGAAAAACTTGAGAAGTTGTACGGTCATCCAG GAAACATTGATTTGTGGGTTGGAGGCATCCTGGAGGATCAGGTGGAGGGTGGAAAGGTCGGTCCTACCTTCCAGTGCATCTTGGTTGACCAGTTCCGCAGACTCCGCGATGGAGACAg attttggTACGAGGACCCAGCCGTTTTCTCTCCAGCGCAGTTGACGCAGATCCGGCAGACGTCCCTGGCGGCTGTGCTATGCAACAACGGAGATTCAATCGACCGGGTGACCAGGGATGTGTTCACGCTACCAATGATGCAAAGGTCGGGCCTGGTGACTTGCGAGGAGGTGCCTCAGATAGAGCTCAGCTTCTGGACTGAATGCTGCCAAG AATGCAAAAACTCGCAAAGACCCGAGATATCAAGACGAGTTCGCCGTGCTGCTGACGACACAAATCAAGTTGTCGAGGAAGCTGCAACTCCTGCGGTGACCCAGGCACCAAGGAGGAGGAACAAAAACCCTGGTGGCAGAACAACGACCACCAGCACCACAGCCccaaccacaaccaccaccGCGACGGTTGCAACGACGACGACCGCCACTCCGATGACCACCGCCATGACCACGGCCTCTCCAAAGCCACCAGCTCCCGAGGCAGACGACTCAGAGGAAGGGCACCAcgaggaggaagaagaagaagaggcCAAGACTATCGAGGAGGTGATAGCGTACATCGACAAGCAGCTGAAGAGGATCAAGCGAAAGATCAAGAAACTGGAGCACAGGATCATCAACGAGGACTCGCACAAATCGCTCAAGCACAACAGCAAGCAGTGCACCGACGACACCGGACACGTCCGACTCAACGGCGAAATCTGGCACCTCGATTCATGCACGCAGTGCCACTGTTTG aAACATCAGATAACGTGCACTCGAAACATTTGCCCTCCTCTCATCTGCAACCTGCCCCAAGTGGCCATCACGCATGACGGCGAGTGCTGCGCTCGGTGCACATCTCCAAAGGCCTAG